The proteins below come from a single Mugil cephalus isolate CIBA_MC_2020 chromosome 7, CIBA_Mcephalus_1.1, whole genome shotgun sequence genomic window:
- the LOC125011022 gene encoding immunoglobulin lambda-1 light chain-like — protein sequence MLFLPAAALCCLCSALVAMAADLTQDQLTLTRRVGQTVSFRCEGTDQCSGSYIYWYQKKETETFKLILRIDKSNGRIYKGYSHPQRDDFSAVNKQNSWELELKKVKVDHSASYYCSCWKSGNDCDIFGSGTKLIVTDEQVVKPVVSVYPAASRPNQEGKSSLLCLASSMFPPVVQFSWKRQKKGGSLEDLTSAEGDQLELRESGHRASIRLVDRNALYMYTHYCSIKHEGGVVEDTLEERVEDRVEAQALQGVPAPAASCPPEREPADLAALQQHHLSFQSQCRVKLLCLLYTVLIVKSLVYCCGLSLLTSLTNKGPSTSSTHAD from the exons atgcttttcctcccagctgctgctctgtgctgtctgtgttcag ccctggttgccatggcagcagatctgacccaggaccagttaacattgaccaggagagttggtcaaacagtctccttcagatgtgaaggaactgACCAGTGTAGTGGTAGCTATATAtactggtaccagaagaaagaaacagaaacattcaaactgatTCTTCGTATTGATAAAAGCAATGGTCGAATTTATAAAGGTTACAGTCATCCTCAGAGAgatgatttctcagctgtgaataaacagaacagcTGGGAGTTGGagttaaagaaagttaaagtcgatcattcagcctcctactactgctcctgttGGAAG AGCGGCAACGACTGCGACATCTTCGGTTCTGGAACTAAACTCATTGTaacag atgagcaggtagtgaagcccgtggtgagcgtgtacccagcagcatccagacccaaccaggaggggaagagctccctgctgtgtctggcctcatccatgtttcctcctgtggtccagttctcctggaaaagacagaagaagggcGGCTCTCTGGAGGATCTGACCTCTGCTGAAGGAgatcagctggagctcagagagtcagGACACAGAGCCTCCATCAGACTGGTGGATAGAAATGCTCTGTACATGTATACACATTACTGCTCCATCAAGCACGAGGGAGGCGTAGTGGAGGACACACTggaagaaagagtggaggacagagtggaggcccaagcactacaag gggttccagctccagcagcctcctgtcctccagagagagagccagcagacctggcagctctgcagcaacatcact tgtccttccagtctcagtgcagggtgaagctgctctgtctgctgtacacagtgctgatagtgaagagtctggtgtactgctgtggactctctctgctgacgagcctcacaaacaagggaccgtccaccagctccacacatgctgactga